From one Mya arenaria isolate MELC-2E11 chromosome 4, ASM2691426v1 genomic stretch:
- the LOC128232173 gene encoding cartilage intermediate layer protein 1-like: MSKNQFHDVYAYARESSQSSNYYENNKFGTCQPDMVANVKHRPRQNEDSLTTVKSSKSPHFNKLIVAVIVSGVLITGAIVAVTVKVSKVMAIRTQNISKEQQNQRLQQHQSHHQRLQRQPRQPQIRLFMGSGPRGLDGEIVNKLVEEVLRFARERVRNRTVMTWTASDRHHNSKHAQLGTALVNLLDCSRVCTSGTLSQDCTICECSNIIEGRVIVNSSGDPISNANIYSASAPTNLLTTSDSIGFFTLNTTCDDSEVYVTREGFQDVTTVLSTTNTDVVMDVEVLPYLIQEPKPRQRLIGENFTLCCLATGKPPISYYEWFRDSLFLDPSLYPDGRELSLQNLESMDSGVYTCRANSPVGSVMSPEAKLTVEETPDAFCADAFQSKTFALPDDCVQSLTNSAAYEVGDCVATKCRGYNDLNSDLKCGKDAVSCCTVGEMKFETVQCSDYELQVLVVKSCVCGYCATSSLKITGTVLSFDDNEAIKYSEIYVNNNYETFTNSLGNFYLTLSEQTDRVTISVYDNFIQQYLPAVNGYYFTEDMHGSLSVTIQMVKKPHPIYLDSTTPNSLTVNCRGNTVSRISTTCKLVLLS; the protein is encoded by the exons ATGTCAAAGAATCAGTTTCACGATGTTTATGCCTACGCAAGAGAGAGTTCTCAGTCCTCAAATTACTATGAAAATAACAAGTTTGGCACTTGCCAACCAGACATGGTCGCCAATGTGAAGCACAGACCAAGGCAGAATGAAGATTCGCTCACAACAGTAAAATCATCCAAGTCACCACATTTCAACAAGCTGATTGTTGCTGTTATCGTTTCTGGTGTTCTTATCACGGGTGCAATCGTTGCCGTTACAGTGAAAGTGAGTAAGGTGATGGCGATCAGAACCCAGAACATCTCCAAGGAACAACAAAACCAACGGCTCCAACAGCACCAATCACATCATCAACGGCTACAAAGGCAACCACGACAACCTCAAATACGTCTC TTTATGGGGAGTGGACCACGTGGGCTGGATGGGGAAATTGTGAACAAACTTGTGGAGGAGGTACTCAGATTCGCACGAGAACGTGTTCGAAATCGCACAGTGATGACCTGGACTGCGTCGGATCGTCATCACAACAGCAAACATGCTCAACTTGGGACTGCCCTGGTAAACCTACTTG ACTGCAGTCGGGTCTGTACATCTGGAACCCTGAGTCAAGACTGCACTATTTGTGAGTGCTCGAACATTATTGAGGGACGGGTAATTGTTAACTCGTCAGGCGATCCTATCAGCAACGCAAACATATATTCGGCGTCTGCACCAACAAATCTTCTTACAACGAGCGATTCAATAGGATTCTTCACCCTGAACACAACTTGTGACGATTCAGAAGTTTATGTGACGCGCGAGGGCTTCCAAGATGTAACAACAGTATTATCAACCACAAATACAGACGTAGTAATGGACGTGGAAg ttcttCCGTACTTAATCCAAGAACCAAAACCAAGACAGCGACTTATTGGCGAAAACTTCACTCTTTGTTGTTTGGCAACTGGAAAGCCACCGATATCATATTACGAATG GTTTAGAGACTCGTTATTTTTGGATCCAAGTTTGTATCCGGACGGAAGAGAGTTGTCTCTGCAAAATTTGGAATCCATGGACAGCGGTGTTTACACATGCCGAGCAAATAGTCCAGTAGGGTCTGTAATGTCACCAGAAGCTAAACTAACTGTTGAAG AGACACCAGATGCATTTTGTGCTGATGCTTTTCAAAGCAAGACGTTCGCTTTACCTGATGATTGTGTCCAGTCTTTAACCAACAGCGCGGCCTATGAAGTTGGTGACTGTGTGGCAACAAAATGTCGGGGATACAATGACTTAAACTCGGACCTAAAATGTGGAAAAGATGCGGTTTCTTGTTGCACTGTTGGCgaaatgaaatttgaaactgTCCAATGTTCCGACTATGAATTACAGGTTTTGGTGGTAAAGTCCTGTGTTTGCGGATATTGCGCAACGAGTTCATTGAAAATAACTGGCACTGTTCTTTCGTTTGATGACAACGAGGCCATTAAATACTCCGAAATATACGTTAACAATAATTACGAAACCTTTACCAATAGTTTAGGTAATTTTTACCTGACACTGTCGGAACAAACGGATCGAGTTACGATTAGCGTTTACGATAATTTCATTCAACAATATCTCCCGGCAGTGAATGGTTATTACTTTACCGAAGATATGCATGGATCCCTCAGTGTCACCATTCAGATGGTAAAAAAACCGCACCCCATTTATCTAGATTCAACAACGCCTAATTCACTGACTGTTAACTGTAGAGGGAACACCGTCAGTAGAATTAGCACTACCTGCAAACTCGTTTTATTATCCTAA